One stretch of Lucilia cuprina isolate Lc7/37 chromosome 6, ASM2204524v1, whole genome shotgun sequence DNA includes these proteins:
- the LOC111679416 gene encoding male accessory gland serine protease inhibitor-like — protein sequence MQFLNIFTLLLVALVSYTSAQRCVGPRAPSCAGPRNVGRGGRGCTARTMWHWDPSTRLCREMRYLGCGGNNNRWCTRSACEQRCRSRRG from the exons ATgcagtttttaaacattttcacttTATTACTGGTAGCTTTAGTATCCTATACCTCTGCCCAAAGATGTGTCGGTCCAC GTGCACCATCTTGTGCTGGTCCCCGCAATGTAGGTCGTGGCGGCCGCGGTTGTACGGCCCGCACTATGTGGCATTGGGATCCTAGTACCCGACTTTGTCGTGAAATGCGTTACTTAGGTTGTGGTGGCAACAACAATCGTTGGTGCACGCGTTCCGCCTGTGAACAGAGATGTCGTAGTCGCCGCGGTTAA
- the LOC124420514 gene encoding male accessory gland serine protease inhibitor-like gives MKFLHILTLLLVALVAYTSAQRCVGRPRNPSCTGPRNVGRRGRGCTPRTMWYYDARGRQCRELRYLGCGGNNNRWCTRAACEQRCRRRQG, from the exons atgaaatttttacatattttaacttTGTTACTGGTAGCTTTGGTGGCCTATACCTCGGCTCAAAGATGTGTCGGCAGACCAc GTAATCCTTCTTGTACTGGTCCTCGCAATGTGGGTCGTCGTGGTCGCGGTTGTACTCCTCGTACAATGTGGTACTATGATGCTCGTGGCCGTCAATGTCGTGAATTGCGTTACTTGGGTTGTGGTGGCAACAACAATCGTTGGTGTACTCGTGCTGCCTGTGAACAGAGATGTCGTCGTCGCCAGGGTTAA